A single Mangrovimonas sp. YM274 DNA region contains:
- a CDS encoding T9SS type B sorting domain-containing protein, protein MKFIKLILLIYVLGTFSSFAQLGFCTGSSGDPIFVEDFGTGTTNGPPLSSSVTTYNYISGAPNGGAYTISNSTDYHAWHETGDHTPNDTNGKCLIVNGDFVPGIFYETTITGLCEFTTYEFSAWILNLVNPSTTVCANGGIPINVTFQIWDSTNTNILATGDTGDINSQTDIVWDQYGLVFQTEAGQTSVILKMINNAPGGCGNDLAIDDIAFKACGDTTVVTDTLGNTEATICNSSIPYDLDLNATPDYAVYTTHAFQWQASIDGVNWTDIPGVTGQNVTVAVDGPKYFRTKVAEASINLANDQCITYSEVFYIDINPDPEAAISEGNVAFNCDTGEALLSVTAENGLIVNWYDAATDGSLLEENSLSYNATTAGTFYVETVDPVTGCVSVPRTEVSALGSIPDAPLSDGDITFNCYDDLALLSVSVPNGVQVNWYDSETGGTLLLANSLTYEAIQEGTYYAEAVFPDTGCTSDMRTPVSTSMIYPELPLSDGDVYVCEEATAELSVTVPVGVTVNWYDSETGGTLLMENSTSLQVSELGTYYAVAVFEDTGCPSQGSVPVSLHLFETPDVWDETLYFCEGDYIMLHAEIMDVSYMWSTGQTTEAINVNEAGIYTVEVTSPEGCKATKTITLIEVGPPVIQNVVSNGASIIVTMQNDGDYLYSLDGEDYQSSNVFTNVPGGYYTIHVKEINGCEEAVMEYLHFMIPKFMTPNFDGKNDRFDLVGIESFSSSEVYVFDRYGKLLVSSKNTSFAWDGTYNDALMPTSDYWYFIKIEGQVFQGHFTLKR, encoded by the coding sequence ATGAAATTTATTAAGCTAATCTTGTTGATTTATGTTTTGGGAACATTCTCCAGTTTTGCCCAATTAGGTTTTTGTACTGGTAGCTCTGGAGACCCTATTTTTGTTGAAGATTTTGGAACTGGAACAACCAATGGACCACCATTGTCTAGTTCGGTGACAACCTATAATTATATAAGTGGAGCTCCTAATGGAGGAGCCTATACAATTTCCAATTCTACAGATTATCATGCTTGGCATGAAACTGGGGATCATACCCCAAATGATACCAATGGCAAATGCTTAATTGTTAATGGAGATTTTGTGCCGGGGATATTTTATGAAACGACGATTACAGGACTTTGTGAATTTACAACCTACGAATTTTCAGCATGGATATTAAATTTGGTGAACCCTTCTACAACGGTTTGTGCTAATGGGGGGATCCCAATTAATGTTACTTTTCAAATTTGGGACAGTACTAATACCAATATTTTGGCTACAGGCGATACAGGTGATATTAATTCACAAACTGATATAGTTTGGGATCAATATGGGTTGGTTTTTCAAACTGAAGCAGGGCAAACCTCCGTAATATTAAAAATGATCAACAATGCACCGGGTGGCTGCGGAAATGATTTAGCCATTGACGATATTGCCTTTAAAGCGTGTGGAGATACGACAGTGGTGACCGATACTTTGGGCAACACTGAAGCGACCATTTGTAATAGTTCTATTCCGTATGATTTAGATCTAAATGCTACGCCAGATTACGCCGTATATACTACCCATGCTTTTCAGTGGCAAGCGAGTATTGATGGTGTAAATTGGACAGATATTCCGGGGGTTACAGGACAAAATGTTACAGTAGCGGTTGATGGCCCAAAATACTTTAGAACTAAAGTTGCAGAAGCATCGATTAACTTAGCTAATGATCAATGTATCACCTATTCCGAAGTATTTTATATTGATATCAATCCAGATCCCGAAGCGGCAATTAGTGAGGGGAATGTTGCTTTTAATTGCGATACAGGAGAGGCTTTATTATCCGTTACAGCGGAAAATGGTCTTATTGTGAATTGGTATGATGCAGCTACAGATGGGAGTTTATTAGAAGAAAACAGTCTTAGTTATAATGCTACAACGGCGGGCACTTTTTACGTGGAGACGGTAGATCCTGTAACAGGCTGTGTATCTGTTCCTAGAACAGAAGTGTCAGCGCTAGGTAGTATTCCTGATGCGCCTTTGAGTGATGGAGACATAACGTTTAATTGTTATGATGATTTGGCCTTACTTTCTGTTTCTGTACCAAATGGTGTTCAGGTAAATTGGTATGATTCTGAAACCGGAGGCACTTTGTTACTGGCCAATAGTCTAACCTATGAAGCAATACAAGAGGGCACCTATTACGCAGAAGCAGTATTTCCTGATACGGGGTGTACTTCAGATATGCGAACACCGGTTTCAACCTCAATGATTTATCCGGAATTGCCTTTGAGTGATGGTGATGTGTATGTATGCGAGGAAGCAACGGCGGAATTAAGTGTTACAGTACCAGTTGGAGTGACTGTTAATTGGTATGATTCCGAAACTGGAGGCACTTTGTTAATGGAAAATAGTACATCTTTGCAAGTTTCAGAATTGGGAACTTATTATGCTGTGGCTGTTTTTGAAGATACCGGCTGTCCTTCACAAGGAAGTGTTCCTGTAAGCCTGCATCTTTTCGAAACCCCAGATGTTTGGGATGAAACCTTGTATTTTTGTGAGGGAGATTATATTATGCTTCATGCTGAAATAATGGATGTGAGTTATATGTGGAGTACCGGACAGACCACGGAGGCGATAAATGTTAATGAGGCAGGAATTTATACGGTGGAAGTTACCAGTCCGGAAGGGTGTAAAGCTACAAAGACCATTACTTTAATTGAAGTTGGGCCACCAGTGATCCAAAACGTGGTTTCAAATGGTGCTTCAATTATTGTTACCATGCAAAATGACGGGGACTATTTGTATTCTTTAGATGGGGAAGATTATCAATCCAGCAATGTGTTTACCAATGTGCCTGGAGGATATTATACCATCCATGTAAAAGAAATTAATGGTTGTGAAGAAGCGGTGATGGAATATCTTCATTTTATGATTCCAAAGTTCATGACGCCTAATTTTGATGGGAAAAATGATCGTTTTGATTTGGTTGGTATTGAGTCTTTTTCGTCTTCCGAAGTCTATGTGTTTGATCGCTATGGGAAATTGTTGGTAAGTTCAAAGAATACCTCTTTTGCTTGGGATGGCACCTATAACGATGCCCTAATGCCTACAAGCGATTATTGGTATTTCATTAAGATTGAAGGACAGGTGTTTCAAGGGCATTTTACATTGAAGCGATAA
- a CDS encoding OmpA family protein — MKNIHTYIAIAMMGGMSMTAQNKDTKKADELYGRFEYVEAAEAYGKLVEKGKGDAYVYTQLAEANYNIYNTEEAERWYAKAIESGNQDSETIYRYAQMLKANGKYSESNAQMAKFASMAPGDERAKAYRSAPDYIDEIKSTRKRFEVEDMSLNTEYSEFGAVEKDGDLYFVSARNTSRKTYGWNGEPFLDIYKFSKGEDGSYSEGDLLGKEINTKYHEGTVSFSPDGSTMYFSRESFFEKVYEKEDRTKISVIHLFRSKKVDGKWGPAEGFAMNSDSYSVKDPAVSADGKTLYFASNMPGGMGGFDLYRAGINADGSLGEAENLGSKINTEGHEVFPFAGSNGELYFASNGHLGLGGLDMFQVKSDMSGVDNMGVPVNSSGDDFALSYDDATGMGYVSSNRSGGRGNDDIYRVRKVEEPCDTQLLVKIIDEKSKEAIAGAMATLYAANGEELGSATSDAQGMVSFSILCETDTELGVTSADHIGKRVSIEGSLEKEVKESVELAPIEELIVADQVVLNPIYFDFDKSNITAQAAFELDKLVQVMTKYPEMVILATSHTDSRGSDAYNMSLSDRRAKSTAQYVISKGIDKSRITGEGRGESEPKVDCGANCSEEQHQLNRRSEFIIVSGGPKTAN, encoded by the coding sequence ATGAAGAACATACATACATATATAGCAATAGCGATGATGGGGGGCATGAGCATGACCGCCCAGAACAAGGACACAAAGAAGGCAGACGAGCTCTACGGGCGCTTTGAGTACGTAGAGGCCGCTGAGGCCTATGGGAAGCTTGTGGAGAAGGGCAAGGGCGATGCCTATGTCTACACGCAGCTGGCAGAGGCCAACTACAACATCTACAATACAGAGGAGGCCGAGCGCTGGTATGCCAAGGCGATCGAGTCCGGCAACCAGGATTCGGAGACCATCTACAGATATGCCCAGATGCTGAAGGCTAACGGGAAGTACAGCGAGTCCAACGCGCAGATGGCTAAGTTTGCCTCTATGGCACCGGGTGACGAGCGCGCGAAGGCGTACCGCTCTGCACCGGACTATATCGATGAGATCAAGTCCACGCGCAAGCGCTTTGAGGTAGAGGACATGTCTCTGAACACGGAGTACTCGGAGTTCGGTGCCGTTGAGAAGGACGGTGACCTTTACTTTGTATCGGCGCGCAACACGAGCCGCAAGACCTATGGCTGGAACGGTGAGCCTTTCCTTGACATCTACAAGTTCAGCAAGGGAGAGGACGGCAGCTACAGCGAGGGAGACCTGCTAGGTAAGGAGATCAACACGAAGTACCACGAGGGTACGGTGTCCTTCTCACCGGATGGCAGCACGATGTACTTTTCAAGGGAGAGCTTCTTTGAGAAGGTCTATGAGAAGGAGGACCGCACGAAGATCAGTGTGATCCACCTGTTCCGCTCGAAGAAAGTGGACGGCAAATGGGGGCCTGCAGAGGGCTTTGCGATGAACAGCGATAGCTACTCGGTAAAGGACCCAGCGGTGAGCGCCGACGGGAAGACATTGTATTTTGCCTCGAACATGCCGGGAGGTATGGGCGGCTTTGACCTTTACAGGGCGGGCATCAATGCCGATGGCAGCCTTGGCGAAGCGGAGAACCTTGGATCCAAGATCAACACGGAGGGCCATGAGGTGTTCCCTTTTGCGGGGAGCAACGGCGAGCTTTACTTTGCCTCGAACGGGCACTTGGGCCTAGGTGGACTGGATATGTTCCAGGTGAAGTCGGACATGTCCGGTGTGGACAACATGGGGGTACCTGTTAACAGCAGCGGGGACGACTTTGCGCTTAGCTATGACGATGCCACAGGTATGGGCTATGTGTCCTCGAACCGTTCAGGCGGTAGGGGCAACGACGATATCTACCGCGTGAGAAAGGTAGAGGAGCCATGCGATACGCAGCTGTTGGTGAAGATCATCGACGAGAAGAGCAAGGAGGCCATCGCAGGAGCCATGGCAACGCTTTACGCAGCCAATGGCGAGGAACTTGGCAGTGCGACTTCGGATGCGCAGGGTATGGTAAGCTTCAGCATATTGTGCGAGACGGATACGGAACTTGGTGTGACCTCTGCGGACCACATCGGGAAGCGCGTATCGATCGAGGGCAGCTTGGAGAAGGAAGTGAAAGAGTCTGTAGAATTGGCACCTATCGAGGAGCTTATCGTAGCGGACCAGGTAGTGCTCAACCCTATCTACTTCGACTTTGACAAATCGAACATCACGGCACAGGCGGCCTTTGAGCTTGACAAACTGGTGCAGGTGATGACCAAATACCCTGAGATGGTGATCTTGGCCACTTCGCATACGGACAGCCGTGGCTCTGACGCCTACAACATGTCGCTGTCTGACAGACGAGCAAAGTCAACGGCACAGTACGTGATCTCGAAGGGAATCGACAAGAGCCGCATTACCGGAGAGGGACGTGGAGAGAGCGAGCCTAAGGTGGACTGCGGAGCCAACTGCAGCGAGGAGCAGCACCAGCTGAACCGTAGATCGGAGTTCATCATCGTAAGCGGTGGACCTAAAACAGCAAACTAA
- a CDS encoding Ig-like domain-containing alpha-2-macroglobulin family protein: MLLRKLFAIALVMALAVSCKKNEEPDNIFKFREYISYTTSGMVSVADPIQINLAKDVQGWEMGQEINDKLVSISPYVQGTLTVANNHSLLFTPDEPLDSSTEYTVTVKLKDIYQNIPDEFKDYTFQFKTITPNFNITTNNLQSYSKNWQYLEGIIKSADVISLDNAKQLLTASQNNKPLSIVFNESSASAKVFEFKIDSINRLVEDSKIVVTWNGKTIKATNEGEREITIPGTNNFTIVDVSVIQSPEQCLSLNFSDPLKQQQNFDGLVSIQNVKSPKFVVDGNVLKVYPDAKLVGNIQIDVFQGITNQDGFKLKTPYSEIVSFEELKPNVKLIGSGSILPNSKELKFNFEAVNLKAVDVRIIKIFEDNVLQFLQDNNLNSNNSREIRKVGRRIAKHTIPLIQNETENTGKWKSYSIDLSQYFQAEPGAIYRVELSFDKSYSLYHCDAHSASSTSNDGEDYDEYYYEDEYYYEEDYTETDTQDEDLKEEEYWDNLTYRYRHYTYNWKEKNNPCHDAYYHEDRIITQNLIASNLGAIVKQGTNNSYYFAVTNILTTNPESSATVAIYNYQQQEIARATTDEEGLTIIDSDKHAAFAIVSKGQSTTYVKLHDGNSLSLSKFDISGNKLQRGLKGYIYGERGVWRPGDSLHLTFILNDAQNKLPKGHPVKMEVMDPSGKLIYKNVTTENVDQFYKFTVPTSSEGKTGNYGTKVSVGGAVFHKSLKIETVKPNRLKLNLDFDNEVLGYNAPLKGILDVKWLHGAPGKNLKAEVKAKFSTSYSGFENYKDYTFVDPSREFNTEELNIFEGNVDAEGLAQINSKLEIGKNAPGMLNAQFLVRAFENGGDFSLNAFTKSYAPYKTFVGLKSPKGNAYGSLPTEEDQTFDIVVVDKDGKPVQRDGLEVKVYKIEWRWWWNSSYDNLSSYASSSYHTPFFNTTIDTDSKGKGTFKVNVPDYRRGRYLIRVIDPVSGHATGRTVYFYKNWWQKAPSADKEAAKMLVFASDKETYNVGETAKITFQSGSEGRALVSVENGTEVIDFNWVKTQPGETTVELPITSLMAPNVFINISLLQPHAISANDLPIRLYGVIPIMVEDPDTRLEPELKMPDVLCPEQIFEISVSEKQDKPMTYTIAMVEEGLLDLTRFKTPNAWDTFYAREALGVKTWDIYDDVIGAYSGSIDQVFAVGGDGYATAGKNKKANRFKPVVSYIGPFSLKAGETRTHNLKLPNYIGAVRTMVVAGNNQTEAYGSTDKSVQVKKPLMVLASLPRKLSPGEKVTLPVTVFAMEDKVKTVNLSLKLSNGITIEGDPSQTLSFNKPGEQMAYFSLDVSKAKGISTVEVIAKGSGEQSSYKVEMDVINPNPISSKAIDSILEGNTNKTIDFATFGVPGSNSATVEFSTLPPMDFTRRLQYLIQYPHGCVEQTTSSVFPQLYLGDIFDLTGDKKKAIQSNIENGIKRLSHFQTANGGMGYWMGEATANDWGTSYAGHFMLEAEKKGFVLPLTFKSNWLQYQRQAARDWRPSYRSHNSDLAQAYRLYTLALAGAPDLAAMNRLREFTELSNEAKWRLAAAYALAGQKEASEQISNSANIHFTSSQYNYYTYGSVERNRAMALETMVLTKNPQMRETAEYIANSLSSNKWMSTQTTAYCLMSMAKMVNANGGKALNLAYTFNGKTEIINTQNAIAQRQLKVSEGTNAITFTNNINNTVYVRILNSGKLPLGEELTEQRGLSVSVVYKDLGGNPVDITKLQQGQDFVATVKVSNLKEENVNDIALTQIFPSGWEIVNTRFTDFGDTTVSQARYTDIRDDRVNFYFDLSEKGSQDTKTFNIMLNASYLGTYYLPGIQVEAMYDNDYLVRTKGKWVNVVK, from the coding sequence ATGCTTCTAAGAAAATTATTTGCTATCGCACTTGTGATGGCGCTTGCCGTATCCTGTAAAAAGAACGAAGAACCTGACAATATTTTTAAGTTCAGGGAATACATTAGTTACACAACCTCTGGAATGGTCTCCGTGGCCGACCCTATTCAAATTAATTTGGCCAAAGATGTGCAAGGCTGGGAAATGGGACAGGAGATCAATGATAAATTAGTAAGTATATCACCGTATGTACAAGGAACCTTAACCGTTGCAAACAACCATTCCTTGTTATTTACGCCTGATGAACCGCTAGATTCCTCAACAGAGTATACGGTAACCGTTAAATTGAAAGACATTTACCAAAACATTCCTGATGAGTTTAAGGACTACACGTTTCAATTTAAAACCATTACTCCTAACTTTAACATTACTACAAACAACCTGCAATCATACAGTAAGAATTGGCAATACTTGGAAGGTATCATAAAATCGGCTGACGTGATTTCTCTTGACAATGCCAAACAACTGCTTACAGCCTCCCAAAACAATAAGCCTCTAAGTATTGTTTTCAATGAAAGTAGTGCAAGTGCCAAGGTCTTCGAATTCAAAATTGATAGTATCAATCGCTTGGTGGAAGACTCTAAAATTGTGGTGACTTGGAACGGAAAAACCATAAAAGCCACCAATGAGGGAGAACGCGAAATCACCATTCCCGGCACCAACAACTTCACTATTGTTGATGTATCTGTAATCCAATCGCCAGAGCAGTGCTTATCCCTAAACTTCTCCGATCCTTTAAAGCAGCAACAAAACTTTGATGGTTTAGTAAGCATTCAAAATGTGAAATCCCCAAAATTTGTGGTAGATGGCAATGTGTTAAAAGTCTATCCAGATGCTAAATTGGTGGGCAATATCCAAATTGATGTTTTTCAAGGCATCACCAACCAAGATGGTTTCAAACTAAAAACGCCTTATTCTGAAATCGTGTCTTTTGAAGAGCTCAAACCCAATGTAAAATTGATTGGAAGCGGCTCGATTTTACCAAATTCAAAAGAACTGAAATTCAATTTTGAAGCTGTCAACTTAAAAGCGGTTGATGTACGCATCATCAAGATTTTTGAAGACAACGTATTACAGTTTTTACAGGACAATAACCTAAACAGCAACAATTCCCGTGAAATAAGAAAAGTGGGACGAAGAATTGCCAAACATACCATTCCGCTTATTCAAAACGAAACTGAAAACACAGGAAAATGGAAGTCTTACAGTATCGACCTTTCCCAATATTTCCAAGCAGAACCAGGCGCCATCTACCGCGTAGAATTGAGTTTCGACAAAAGTTATTCTCTGTACCATTGTGATGCCCATTCGGCTTCCAGTACTTCCAATGATGGTGAAGACTACGATGAATACTATTATGAAGACGAATATTATTACGAAGAAGATTACACCGAAACCGACACTCAGGATGAAGATTTAAAGGAAGAAGAATATTGGGACAATCTCACCTACCGGTACCGTCATTACACCTATAATTGGAAAGAGAAAAACAATCCTTGCCACGATGCCTATTATCATGAAGATCGTATTATCACGCAAAACCTGATTGCATCCAACTTAGGGGCCATTGTAAAACAGGGAACCAACAACTCTTACTATTTTGCCGTAACCAACATTTTAACTACCAATCCAGAGTCTAGCGCCACGGTAGCCATTTACAACTACCAACAACAGGAAATTGCCAGAGCCACCACAGATGAAGAAGGCCTTACTATAATTGACTCCGATAAACATGCGGCGTTTGCAATTGTTTCCAAAGGACAAAGTACCACATATGTCAAACTTCACGATGGAAATTCATTATCCCTGAGCAAATTTGACATCTCCGGCAACAAATTGCAACGCGGCCTAAAAGGTTATATTTATGGCGAACGCGGGGTATGGCGTCCAGGCGATTCACTGCACCTTACCTTTATTTTAAATGATGCCCAGAACAAACTTCCAAAAGGGCATCCCGTAAAAATGGAAGTGATGGATCCTAGCGGCAAACTCATCTATAAAAATGTCACTACCGAAAATGTTGATCAGTTTTACAAATTTACCGTACCAACATCATCCGAAGGAAAGACAGGGAACTATGGCACCAAAGTTTCTGTTGGTGGCGCAGTATTCCATAAATCCCTTAAAATAGAAACGGTAAAACCCAATAGGTTAAAGCTAAATTTGGATTTTGATAATGAGGTCTTGGGTTACAACGCACCTCTCAAAGGAATTTTGGATGTGAAATGGTTGCATGGAGCCCCAGGAAAAAATCTAAAAGCCGAAGTAAAAGCTAAATTCAGTACTTCCTATAGCGGTTTTGAAAACTATAAGGACTATACCTTTGTAGATCCTTCCAGAGAATTCAACACCGAAGAGCTCAACATTTTTGAAGGCAATGTAGATGCCGAAGGTTTGGCTCAAATCAATTCAAAACTGGAGATTGGCAAAAATGCCCCAGGAATGTTGAACGCCCAATTTTTGGTACGTGCCTTTGAAAACGGAGGAGATTTCTCATTAAACGCTTTCACAAAATCTTATGCCCCATACAAAACTTTCGTTGGTTTAAAATCCCCAAAAGGCAATGCCTACGGGTCTTTACCCACGGAAGAAGACCAAACCTTTGACATTGTTGTTGTGGATAAAGATGGAAAACCTGTACAACGTGATGGCTTGGAAGTAAAAGTATATAAAATTGAATGGCGCTGGTGGTGGAACTCCTCTTACGACAACTTATCCAGCTATGCTTCCAGCTCATACCATACACCGTTTTTCAATACAACGATAGACACAGATTCCAAAGGAAAAGGAACTTTTAAAGTAAATGTACCTGATTATAGACGCGGCCGTTACCTCATTAGAGTTATCGATCCAGTAAGTGGGCACGCTACCGGGCGCACCGTTTATTTCTACAAAAACTGGTGGCAAAAAGCCCCGTCAGCCGATAAGGAAGCCGCCAAAATGTTGGTATTCGCTTCCGATAAAGAAACCTACAATGTTGGCGAAACAGCCAAAATCACCTTCCAATCCGGATCTGAAGGAAGAGCTTTGGTAAGTGTTGAAAATGGCACCGAGGTTATCGACTTCAACTGGGTAAAAACACAACCCGGAGAAACCACTGTGGAATTGCCAATTACGTCATTAATGGCGCCAAACGTATTCATCAATATTTCGCTATTGCAACCCCATGCAATTTCTGCCAACGATCTCCCCATTAGGCTTTACGGTGTCATTCCAATTATGGTGGAAGATCCAGACACTCGTTTGGAGCCCGAACTAAAAATGCCCGATGTGTTGTGTCCAGAACAGATCTTCGAAATCAGTGTTTCCGAAAAACAGGACAAGCCAATGACCTATACCATTGCGATGGTAGAAGAAGGCTTATTGGATTTAACTCGTTTCAAAACCCCAAATGCTTGGGATACCTTCTATGCCCGTGAAGCTTTAGGTGTAAAAACCTGGGATATCTATGATGATGTAATTGGTGCGTATTCAGGAAGTATTGACCAAGTGTTTGCCGTAGGTGGCGATGGCTATGCTACTGCTGGTAAAAACAAAAAAGCCAACCGTTTTAAACCTGTCGTAAGTTATATAGGACCATTCTCTTTAAAAGCTGGTGAAACACGCACTCATAACTTAAAACTCCCAAACTACATAGGAGCCGTGAGAACCATGGTGGTTGCTGGAAACAACCAAACTGAAGCCTATGGAAGCACAGACAAATCTGTACAGGTTAAAAAACCTTTGATGGTTTTGGCATCGCTTCCGCGGAAATTAAGTCCTGGCGAAAAAGTAACACTTCCAGTTACTGTTTTTGCTATGGAGGACAAGGTAAAAACCGTCAACCTAAGCTTAAAATTAAGCAATGGCATTACCATAGAAGGAGACCCTTCCCAAACGCTTTCATTTAATAAGCCTGGAGAACAAATGGCTTACTTTTCATTGGATGTGAGTAAAGCCAAAGGCATCAGCACGGTAGAAGTCATTGCCAAAGGAAGCGGCGAACAGTCTTCCTATAAAGTTGAAATGGACGTTATCAATCCCAACCCAATAAGCTCAAAGGCTATAGATTCCATTTTGGAAGGAAACACCAATAAAACGATTGACTTTGCCACCTTTGGAGTGCCCGGTAGCAACAGTGCTACCGTAGAGTTTTCAACCCTCCCTCCAATGGATTTTACACGTAGATTACAATACTTGATCCAATATCCTCACGGCTGTGTAGAACAAACTACTTCTAGCGTGTTCCCGCAATTGTATTTGGGAGACATATTCGATTTGACTGGAGACAAAAAGAAAGCCATCCAGAGCAATATTGAAAACGGCATCAAACGTTTATCACATTTCCAAACTGCAAATGGTGGTATGGGCTATTGGATGGGTGAAGCAACAGCCAATGATTGGGGAACCTCCTATGCGGGCCACTTCATGTTGGAAGCCGAGAAAAAAGGATTTGTACTGCCTTTGACCTTTAAGAGCAATTGGCTGCAATACCAAAGACAAGCTGCTAGGGATTGGAGACCAAGTTACCGCTCCCATAATTCCGATTTAGCACAAGCCTATCGTTTATACACATTGGCTTTGGCCGGAGCACCAGATTTGGCAGCCATGAACCGCTTGCGTGAATTTACAGAATTGTCCAATGAAGCCAAATGGCGTTTAGCTGCTGCTTATGCGTTGGCCGGTCAAAAGGAAGCAAGTGAGCAAATTTCCAATTCGGCGAATATTCATTTCACGTCTTCCCAATACAACTATTACACCTATGGCTCAGTAGAAAGAAATCGTGCCATGGCCTTAGAGACGATGGTCTTGACCAAAAACCCGCAGATGAGGGAAACTGCCGAATATATTGCTAACAGCCTCTCTAGCAACAAATGGATGAGCACCCAAACTACGGCCTATTGCTTGATGTCCATGGCAAAAATGGTAAATGCCAACGGCGGCAAAGCTTTAAACCTGGCTTACACCTTCAATGGAAAAACAGAAATCATAAACACCCAAAATGCCATTGCACAACGTCAACTGAAGGTTTCTGAAGGTACTAATGCCATAACCTTCACCAATAACATAAACAACACGGTTTATGTACGAATCTTGAATTCTGGAAAATTACCCTTAGGAGAAGAATTGACTGAACAACGCGGATTGAGTGTTTCTGTAGTTTACAAAGATCTAGGCGGTAATCCTGTGGATATAACCAAACTTCAGCAAGGACAGGACTTTGTAGCCACAGTTAAAGTGAGCAACCTAAAAGAAGAAAACGTCAACGATATCGCATTAACCCAAATATTCCCTTCGGGCTGGGAGATTGTCAACACACGTTTCACCGATTTTGGTGATACCACGGTTAGTCAGGCTCGCTATACAGACATTAGGGACGACCGCGTGAATTTCTACTTCGATTTGAGCGAAAAAGGATCTCAGGACACTAAAACCTTCAATATTATGTTAAACGCATCGTATTTAGGCACCTATTACCTTCCCGGAATTCAAGTAGAAGCTATGTACGACAATGATTACCTAGTGAGAACCAAAGGAAAATGGGTGAATGTTGTAAAATAA
- a CDS encoding YqjF family protein — protein sequence MKATELLQHTKHRSFNIPKRPWKFYQEWNKALFFHWELEPKELEPLLPQGLELDTINGKGWISLVAFDMNNIGVRSVPKLPHISDFHEINLRTYVKRHGKPSVYFLSMEGSKRSSCSILKMISKFPYQHANIKRNDYSYHSQNTKQNNNLDVEYRLGDYLNYKDETDIWLTERYTVFQDYRDSLIAYDVHHLEWPIQTLNVKKLEVHYPKFDKLLKNAPNRSHYSKGVQVLTWGKRKLPIAHS from the coding sequence ATGAAAGCGACAGAGCTATTACAACACACAAAACACCGCTCGTTTAACATACCAAAAAGGCCTTGGAAATTCTATCAAGAATGGAACAAGGCCCTTTTTTTTCATTGGGAACTAGAGCCAAAAGAATTGGAGCCACTACTCCCTCAAGGATTGGAATTAGATACCATAAATGGAAAAGGATGGATAAGTTTGGTAGCCTTCGACATGAACAATATTGGCGTACGCAGTGTTCCTAAATTGCCCCATATTTCCGATTTTCATGAAATCAACCTTCGTACTTATGTCAAAAGACATGGAAAACCTAGCGTTTATTTTTTGAGTATGGAAGGTAGCAAAAGATCCTCTTGCAGTATCTTGAAAATGATTTCGAAGTTCCCTTATCAACATGCCAATATCAAGCGCAACGATTATAGCTATCATTCCCAAAACACCAAGCAAAACAATAACCTTGATGTGGAATATCGGCTTGGAGACTATTTGAATTATAAGGACGAGACGGATATATGGCTAACGGAGCGTTATACCGTTTTTCAGGATTATCGCGACAGCCTAATTGCTTATGATGTGCATCATTTGGAATGGCCCATCCAAACGCTCAATGTCAAAAAACTCGAAGTTCATTATCCTAAATTCGACAAGTTATTAAAGAATGCTCCCAATCGAAGCCACTACTCCAAAGGCGTACAAGTTTTGACTTGGGGAAAACGCAAATTGCCCATTGCCCACTCATAA
- a CDS encoding antibiotic biosynthesis monooxygenase — MNTKFHPYYAVIFTSKHSNTLEGYTEMAIQMEQLAKEQPGFLGMDSARNDIGITVSYWESLDSITQWKQHSDHLVAQRKSRNHWYSWYNVKICKVEREYEF; from the coding sequence ATGAACACCAAGTTTCACCCCTATTATGCGGTTATATTCACCTCAAAACACAGCAATACACTCGAAGGCTATACTGAAATGGCGATACAAATGGAACAACTGGCCAAAGAGCAACCAGGCTTTTTGGGAATGGACAGCGCCCGAAATGACATTGGCATAACCGTTAGCTATTGGGAAAGCTTAGACAGTATTACACAATGGAAACAACACAGTGACCATTTAGTAGCTCAACGCAAAAGCAGAAACCATTGGTACAGCTGGTACAATGTGAAAATCTGTAAAGTAGAACGCGAATACGAGTTCTAA